taaatttgTAGATAAATATATCAAAATCCATAATATCAAATTGTTGGGATTAGATTCATCATTAAatgaattttcataattttttttgtttaatattgttgatgttgatatttttgCTCTCAACTTTGTCaaagttgaagaatttgaaattccAAAAGACTAATACCCTTTATATTCTGAAACTAATGAAATATTTCGTTTGATGTGTGGGGAATTCAACATAGTGTTTTTTTAATTCGGTAATTTGATGGGCCTTTTGTGGTGTAATCCTATACTATACGCTAACCAACTTTATATATGTGAAAAAATATACGCCAATGGCATGATTGATATATTTTATAGGTCAGTTGTTGTCAATTGATTTGAAAAACTGTTGGTTTGATCTAAATCGTAAATCAAACCCATTAGGAAGCATAGTGCATTTGCCTAAACAATTGAACGGGAGAGTTTTAAAAAATTATTAACCCGGTCAAAATCAGGTGAACCAATTTTAGTTGAAGTTTTGAAGACCTCAATTGAATGTAACTCTTTGAAACTAAGAAGTATAGTGTTATAGAGgtataaataaaataattaaatgaAAGAGCTTTGAAAAATTATTGACCAGGTCAAAATCGGGTGTTACAATGTCAATTGGAGACCTCAGTTGAATATGGACTCTCTAATTTTAGGAAGATTAGTGTTATAGTATATACAGATATAGAGGACCCTTAGATGTACATTGAATTCAGGTTTACAACTACTAACTCAGTAATACTAAATTTGCATATATAGACAAGGGCAGCAAAGTTTCTAATTTTTCAACTAAAAACATCAATGTAATTTTCCGTGAATGAATtgtaaatgattttttttcttgcaaTATTTCAACAATGTTATAAGACAACTTTACTACTAGCTAGATCATGCATGCACACTTTTTTCTAAGAATACGTAAAGCTTGTGTATAATTTCATTGATAAAAGGGTAGAAAAAAGTACAGTTTTGGTTACATCACACAACATGTATACTTTAAGGTGCGAAGGTGATGCCCGGACGGATGCTCATCCAGATCAGTAGTGGCCTAAATCTATGGTGCTTCTAAAGGTGCGAGGCCGAGAGTATGATGATTGAGGATAAACCTCGGCGGAGGGAGGTTGGTGTTATGGAAGCACGAAGACACTGCTATTATACAATTAATAAAGTCATATTTATTCCAGTAAAAGAAAATAGCCAATTGATACCATATACACGTCTTGTACAACAttatttatatattttattaGAAAAGACCACAGATTGATTATTATTAATCTATGGACGTCACTACACAGCGGCGTCCCACGAGCGCCGTGCGGCGGCTTTCCTTCATACACGCAAACAAATACACCAGCGTGGCATCAGCAAAGATTTTTtaattatgattttttttaaaaggttTATCTCTTAAACTATAAATTTAATTGACGATTCGTTTTCACCGTTAGCTTTTTGCAATGAGGTCTTCAAAGATGTCGACATGTTTTGACAATTTTTTCGTTGATAGTTGCCAAAATACTATTATTTAGTTGTTAGATTATGAGACACTTAGTAACCACATTTAATTAACTTAGTTATCAACTTGACAACCGTGTGTATAAATTTTTGGCATGTTTGACAAATGATTGTTGCTTTGTAACAATTTTTATTATATTAACGCATGTTATAGGTTTGGTTTGCCAATTTAAATATGTccacttgtcatatttacatacaactttgtcaaaaaaatattttgtgtGCTTGTTAGTTTAACAATGCCGACTTGTCATATTTACTAACAATgaccaaaaacaaaaaagatttCTTGTGGTCGTTTGTTTGAAATATgctgagttgtcatatttttggaCGTTATCGTCctaaaaaagttgtttgtgcttgccTCTTCGATTATGtcaagatgtcatatttatacgtaATTTCTAAAAAATATGGCGATTGAGTTATTTTTTATCAAACAAGTAAATaattactaatatgacaagtaagtacaacaaatgtggtaagtacgagGAAAAAAATACCTAAACATgttgacatgggatctagttttaaagatttcatcgaaacaaagtcaacgacTAAAATGAATCATCGATCGAATTAATGGTTTCAAAGATAAACCTTTTTGAATTTCAATCATTTAGAGCGAATCTCgtgacatcattgcatgcatgcatgacgaaGAGAGAGGGGTTTGGTCGCAGGTTCGGTTTCTTTTTGCTGCTTTCTCGTACTCTGTCCCACGTGGTGTGAGCTGCCGTATCAGAAAGCGGCGATGCGGCGTGTGTAGATTAGATTTtcatattatttatttatatgtgATTGGAAAAATATGTTGTGCTGAAGGTTTTGCAGGCGTTGGAGAAAAAGTAGCGTGGGCTTTGACGTTTGTCTGTCTATTCATGGCCTTATGGGCTCTCACCAGCAGTTGTCTCATGGGCTCTGCCCAGCAGCGGAAATGTGGTCTTGGTCGGCCTCTTCGGCGTCACTTTGGACCTGGGCTTGACTGACTGCCCGACCTGTGAGCGAGATGACGACGACCAGCTTCCTCCCCCGCTCCGCGGCGGCGCCGCCGCTGGACGACGACGACCTGCTCTCCGagatcctcctccgcctccccccGCAGCCTTCCTCCCTCCCGCGCGCCTCCCTCGTCTGCAGGCGCTGGCGCAGCCTACTCTCCGACCCCGCCTTCCGCCGCCGCTTCCGCATCCACCACCACCGCAGCCCTCCGCTCCTCGGCTTCATCGATGCCAACCAGGGCATCACCTTCCAGCCAGCCCTGGACGCCCCCGACCGCCTCCCCCGCGGCCACTTCTCCCTCAAGCTCGACGACCGCTACATGACCCTCGGATGGCGCCACGGCCTCgcgctcttcttcctcccgatctCGCTCCAGGTCGTCGTCTGGGACCCCGTCGCCGGCGTCCAGCACCGCCTGGCCGTGCCCCCGGGGTTCGGGTTCCACCCGTTGGAGAACCCGATCGACGGGACGGTGCTTCGCGCCGCCGGAGAAATCGACCACTTCCAGGTGGTCCTGGTAAGCAGCGACGGGAAGCAACCTAGAAGGGCGCTCGCCTGCGTTTACTCGTCGGAGACCGGCGTATGGGGCGATTCCATCTCATGCCCGCTTCCATTGGGGACTATGGTTCATATAGGCAACCCCGCTGTGCTGGCCGGGGATTGCATTTATTGGTTGATTTCAGCATCGAATATCCTTGAGTTTGATTTGGATAGGGAGAGCCTAGCTGTGACATTGTTGCCAGGGCAGGTGCTCGCCAGCCGCAATCGCAATGTCGCGGTTATGCGGGCagagggtggtgggatgggtctcCTCGTCGTTTCAGGCTTCATCGCCCAATTATGGAAGAGGGAGACAGACTGGCATGACGTTGTTTCATGGATCCCTGGAAGAACTATTGAACTGGACAAGTTATTTCTCCTAAGTTCAGAGAAAGAGCCACCGAATATGTTAGGTTACGCGGAGGAAAATAATGTGGTGTTCTTCTGGACAATTGTTGGTGTCTTCATGGTCCACCTGGAGTCATTGCAGCTCAAGAAACTTTCTGTGACCGGCATCGCTTATCGTTACTATCCATTCGAAACCGTCTATACTCCAGGTACTAGCATGCCTTTTCACTGATGCTATAACAAAACAGAGTTATTTTTTGTTAAGTGGCAGATTAAATGTTGTTCTCATCCTGTGTTAAGCTAACAACTTTGAGTAGTGTAGTATCACTTGTTTCTTTTGCCGCTTGATGACCTTTTCAACATATCTCTTCCGTACCTACACAATGTTGTTACTAATATTGTTATTTTGTGATTGAACTTTGACTATCTGCTTCAGTCAGAGCTATGGAAAGAAACATAAAAACTATATGAAGTTAATTATAGGCATACCTTGAGAGGGAATTATCTGGTGGTGGTGGCAATGCAGTTGTCAAATAATCAGACAGATAATCTTTTGTATGACATGGATCAAGCACAGATCAACTATCTAGGATACATAAGTTATATAAAGAATTCTGTGCACTAAAACAATCAACACCGATATTGGCTAGTTCTTTGCAGAATAGGCCTATTGAAATTTGCAAGAGTTGTATAATGGCAGTGTTAGCGCATAGCGGCAGCGCAGTTTTTGTTTTCAAGATGAGATAATAGCAGTTTGAAGTTGAAAACAACTATAAGAATAATTAGCTTGAACAAACTACAATGTCAAATAGGTAGCCTTGCACTTGGAAGCTTAAAAGCGAGTTGTATTTCTTTATTTGAGTATTATTATCTCTGCTGAGCTTGCTAAAATCTTAAATCCACAATAGTTACTTGGTTTGAAATTTACAAAATAATTGTTCATTTATCGTTTGTAGTAGATCCCTATTGTCAGTGTTCGTATATACCATAACAAATCTATTAATTGAGTTAATTTCATCTTTTCGAATTACAGTTGCAAGTTTATCTAAGTGTTTGTTTATGCCTCCTCATATCTATTTGGCATTTTCTTTGTAATGTCCTATGCTGTTTGAGTCGTTATGCTTGTATAACAGGCATTGGTGGTGGACACGAGGGAGCGGAAGTTGTAAGGCATTTGTGGTGGACACGATGGAGACAGTACATAAGACGATTATTCAGTTAGATATGATATTGTGATGTACCGGTCGAGCAGGTAAGCTTATCTTCCACATGCAAGTTGAGGTATCTGAACTGTTCTTTTACGAATATGTATCGCTTTACTTATTATTACCATTTCTCAAGTGCCAAATTTCAAGAGCATTCTCTATGAGTCTATGTACAACCCTTTGCTCGACTATTGCCTACCTAACGGCCTCCCATCATGGTTTCATGGATCGCTGCCTCCTGGATGTTTTCTCCAGGCCCAGCTTCCTTGCCTTCTCATAGATGAGTAGTTTGTCATGTTAAGCGGGTAGCATAATGAAATACTTCCTCCTTCCTGTGCTCAGTGAAAAACTTGAATACTCGTCCCCCGTTGGTGGTTCTTGTTATTGGGTGTTGGTAGATGGTCCAGTTGCAACCGTTTTGAGTGAAAATTAGGATCTGAGTGAGCGTGATCTGGTTACCGAAGTGAAATCTCCAGGTATAATGAGTTCTCTGTACTGAAATTTCTGTTGTGATAAGAAAAAAAATCCATGGACCATATGTTTGCATTCCGTATCATCTTCTCTCATAGATTTACACTTCATTAAGTTTTTGAATATAATATAAATACATCTGGGTTGGCAAATGTTCATGAAAAAACGGATAATGATAAATGCAGCTTGACTGAAGATCTAAAAAGGTCAGTTGCCATATCTGCTAGACAACTGATAATTACTGTTTGAAGTACAACAAAGGAAATTCTGCATTACTAAATATGAATTCATGTCCTACGGCCTACTAGCATTATTATTCATTTTCCCCCAGAAATTTGTTTGGTGACGGTAAATTCATTTTCCCCTCTGAAATTTGTTTGGTGACAGTAAATTTAGTATAACTGAGTCTAGCTAAACAAATCTTGGGTAGAGAAATGTATAATAAGCTGTATCAGCAACATGGCTTTGAATACACTGAAACTTGAATAGCTGATAGATCAGTAAGCCTTTTTTTCCTTGGCATTAGTGAACATCTGTAGATGAACAATGTCTCTAGACTTCGGTGGAGAGTCAAATTTTGGTTGTGCCCTTGAATGCCATATTCTCCCGTAGCTGAATTTCTGGTGGCCTATGTTTGCGTTGATTATGTTATATCCCTCCGTTCACTATTATAAGATGTTGTAAACTTTTTCTgaaacggatgtatatagacgtgTTTCAGTGTGTTTGTTAACTCATTtcaatccgtatgtagtccttccTGGAATATCCAAAACGTCTTACAATAacgaacagagggagtattgtATAATTGGTCGGTGTTTTCTCGCTTGTTCTTTTTGCTATAGTTTGATTAGCATGATTATTAGCTGATACAAGATTTACCATTTTCACCACACTCCTAGTTGTATATACGCAAGAAGCCATTTTTTTTAATGTATACAAGTATTTCAGCTCCCCTGGTTCTCTCTGAGTTTGGGTAAAATTTAGTACAGTATTACTTTCTGTCAGTTTGTTGGGGTTGGAGAGTGAAAACCTTAgcgttgtactccctccgtacctaaatataagtcttttaagatatttcactaggtgtctacatacgaagcaaaatgagtgaatctatactctaaagtatgtctatatacatccgtatgtaatccattagtgaaacctctagaaagacttatatttaggaacggagggagtattttgtaGCATGAAAGCTTATGTAGATGTATATCAGAAATAAGCCTTTATTCAAAGCGATCATGCCTCGGTTACATATATGTTCTAATCATTTTCCAACCTGTGTATTATTTCCGCGAGGGGAAATAAATTTTGGAGCAGTGAGAAATTAGAATTTTTACGGTCAGCAGCCCTCTCACCTTACCACTCGCCGCCTCCTTTTCAGGTCAGCGGGATGAGGCGTGGTGCATGTGATAAGCTCTTTGTACTTGTTAAAAGCTCATTTGTATGTGTATGAGTGTATCTTACCGCTTCGCTGGTGTTAGTATATAAGTACTGTTGTACCTATGAAAGTGATAGGTGTATTACACGAACATGCGTGTTCTTATGGTAGTGCTCGTCAGATTTTTCTTATGTACTACCCagatgtcttatatttaggaatggaggtagTATATATAAGGCTCGGTTGTATTGTGAATGAGTATGCAAATATTCCGGGAACATCCAGGGAATATGTATGGTGAATGGTAGGATTGCTTTACCTGTTGTCTGTCTACCTCCCCTTGTGTCTTCTCGATCTCTGCCGGTCCATGCCATGCTCGGACGGAGGGTGGTTGCCGCTGCTCCGTCTATCAGGCTGGTCCGGCCTTGTTGTGCCTCAGGAGCTAACCTCACCACGAAGGTTAGCCAGCTTGTCTTGAACTAATCATTCTTCCCttctttttttgaattattaatccttcttcccttctttttttgaattattaatccttcttcccttctcttcaggTCGTCACTCCTGGATGAAGCATAGCGCACGCCAGACAGCTGCCAGATAGGCCTTAATGTTTGTGTAGCAATGCTATCGGCATGTGCCACGGGCTCCCGAATTATCAGACAAAATTAGCTCACGGGGCTCTCACTGCCAGTGACACTTTCCCTGTCTCTTCACTGTCACACATCTTGCGTGCTGCTTCAAGTCACGATGACCTGCTCTTCGAGATCCTGCTCCGCCCTTCCCCGCAGCCCTCCTCAGTCCCGCATGCATCCCTCGTCTGTAAGCGATGGCGCCAACTTGTATCCGACCCTAGATTCCGCCGCTGCTTCTGCCTCCGACACCGTTGCAACCCTCCTCTCCTTGGTTTCTTCGATAGGTACTGGTACTACGAACTCTCCTTCCTACCTACTCTGGAGGCCCTCAACAGGTAATAGCATAGATTACATTGTCCATACAACAAACCAAATTATTATTCATCAATTGGCTCATGAAATTATGCTCACGTCATTCCGCGTTAAGCCAGCAATTTTTGAATTACTGTCATATCATTTGTTTCTGTTGCTGCTTCGTCGCCTCTTCAGTACATCGATGATGTTCTGCTGTGTTCTGTTCTGATGTGTGTGTGGTGGCTTTTGTGTTATGTTTATGATGGATTAACAAAAATATGTTTCTggtatttcattttctttatgtTCTGTAGCCAGGCACTAGGCTGCAATTGGTTAGCTTTTTCTATTTACTAAGTCAGAACTAGCAAACTGTCATCATCGGTTTATTATATGACTATCCATACAATAAAACAAAGCTTACCTGTGTATGTGTTCCAGAAAATAAACAGTGACTGACAAGATTGGCAAATCCTGTATAGAATAATTTAACCATTTTATTGTTTCCTGCCTATAGAAGGATGATATAACTCTCTTAGTGCATATCTGCTGTGCCAATTTTTTTTCTCAAGAGGAATACACAACAGTTGGAAATTGACTACATGAAAAACTGGCCTGAATCCTTTGGAAGCTTAAGCTTAGTTATATTTCTTTCGTTCTGTATTGTTACATCTTTCTATATATCTatgcctaataataaagcggctattgcttccgtcggaaaatccACCGTagcatttttattaaaaaaaacctgtaatttttgttattcaacccgcgctccatcatttatctgcaacgcaaaaggaaaaaaacgattcgctgcaaaaattatacccgtacgcatcgtctcctcccgtcgatcctgggccacctgtcctgtgcccaggccgccgccacaccactcgtcgccgcggccgacctcaatcgCCACCGCTGCCGGTCTCAACCCATCCGCCTCCgcagccgtacctctccccgctcactaccCCCGTTGCggtgctcgagcgcatcgcgtcgaccctggtccaccctagcctgggccaggccgctgccacaccactcgccaccgtggccgacctcaaccaccattattgtcgatctcaacccacccgcctccgctgcCGTACCGCTGCCCTCTtgatgcccccgtttcggcgtttGAGCGCAGCTTCTAGATCAAATCagcgcgacagctacagtgattgGGGATGATGCgtttgctcgatgcagaacggcggcggcacgcggataaggcgcggcggagcgaagtacttgcaggtggaggcgggcctccatagctcacacggggaactccgaggttatgacgcggcaacggcgactccttatggccagatagaggcgtctaatccttgctcccctcatcgtatcccctcctccggcaggaactcatcatctggtgagatcccctccccacgccTTCAACCGTGTGCCaatcaccggcaagaaattttgttttgtggggatttgtttgttgatgaatgaatgtattgaatgtaagattgtattgttgtagagacagataatggaacaccaccttcagtttgtcatctgatcccacattctctaccccattagtgaaataagataacaatccattgatcaattcacgtagcctctttattttgctttgcttgtcccgctcaatttctcatcatggtggaattaacaacggacggattgatttctcaacaaaataggatatgactgactacattagttatctagcttattattttaataaattaaaatgattataaaagattaaaagcgtgtggtatttttttctcccgttgcaacgcactggCCCTTTTGCTATCTAACATAGCTAAACAAAAAATAACCACTAATTATGAGTACTTATTTCTTTATCACTTGTAGGACTGTCCTGGATGTGGCAAGTCCGTTTATACCAGTTAACATTAATGAGCGTAGTTCATTTGCATATTTTCTTGCTAAAGTTTACTTAAAGATGATTTAAATCATGATCCAACATGTTACCAAGATTTTAGTATGAGATTT
This genomic stretch from Hordeum vulgare subsp. vulgare chromosome 6H, MorexV3_pseudomolecules_assembly, whole genome shotgun sequence harbors:
- the LOC123403455 gene encoding uncharacterized protein LOC123403455 translates to MTTTSFLPRSAAAPPLDDDDLLSEILLRLPPQPSSLPRASLVCRRWRSLLSDPAFRRRFRIHHHRSPPLLGFIDANQGITFQPALDAPDRLPRGHFSLKLDDRYMTLGWRHGLALFFLPISLQVVVWDPVAGVQHRLAVPPGFGFHPLENPIDGTVLRAAGEIDHFQVVLVSSDGKQPRRALACVYSSETGVWGDSISCPLPLGTMVHIGNPAVLAGDCIYWLISASNILEFDLDRESLAVTLLPGQVLASRNRNVAVMRAEGGGMGLLVVSGFIAQLWKRETDWHDVVSWIPGRTIELDKLFLLSSEKEPPNMLGYAEENNVVFFWTIVGVFMVHLESLQLKKLSVTGIAYRYYPFETVYTPGIGGGHEGAEVVRHLWWTRWRQYIRRLFS